One segment of Deinococcus metalli DNA contains the following:
- a CDS encoding TIGR00282 family metallophosphoesterase → MMRVVFVGDVFGQPGRRVLGAQLPGLRQRADFAIVNMENAAGGFGVHRDAADSALAAGADCLTLGNHAWHHKDIYALLGDELKYPIVRPLNLSDPGAPGVGWRTFDVKTATGTERLTVVNLLGRVFMEAVANPFRAIDDLLERGDLGAVFVDMHAEATSEKQALAWHLDGRVAAVIGTHTHVPTADTRILPGGTAFQADAGFTGPHDSVIGSEVGGPVQKFLTERPHRFGVAAGRAELNAVFVQIEAGKAVGVERYRYVEE, encoded by the coding sequence ATGATGCGCGTGGTGTTCGTGGGAGATGTCTTCGGCCAGCCGGGCCGGCGGGTGCTGGGCGCGCAGTTGCCGGGCCTGCGGCAGCGGGCCGACTTCGCCATCGTGAACATGGAGAACGCCGCCGGGGGCTTCGGCGTGCACCGCGACGCGGCTGACAGCGCCCTCGCCGCCGGCGCGGACTGCCTGACGCTGGGCAACCACGCGTGGCACCACAAGGACATCTACGCGCTGCTGGGCGACGAGCTGAAGTATCCGATCGTGCGGCCCCTGAACCTGTCCGATCCCGGCGCGCCGGGCGTGGGCTGGCGCACCTTCGACGTCAAGACGGCCACCGGCACCGAGCGCCTCACAGTCGTGAATCTGCTGGGGCGGGTGTTCATGGAGGCGGTCGCCAATCCGTTCCGGGCCATCGACGACCTGCTGGAGCGAGGCGACCTGGGCGCGGTGTTCGTGGACATGCACGCCGAGGCGACCAGCGAGAAGCAGGCGCTGGCGTGGCACCTGGACGGCCGGGTGGCGGCCGTGATCGGCACGCACACGCACGTGCCCACCGCCGACACCCGCATCCTGCCGGGCGGCACGGCCTTTCAGGCAGACGCCGGCTTTACCGGGCCGCACGACTCCGTGATCGGCTCGGAGGTGGGGGGGCCGGTGCAGAAATTCCTGACCGAACGCCCGCACCGCTTCGGGGTGGCGGCGGGCCGGGCGGAACTGAATGCGGTCTTTGTCCAGATAGAGGCGGGCAAAGCGGTGGGGGTGGAGCGCTACCGTTACGTCGAGGAGTGA
- a CDS encoding phosphoenolpyruvate carboxylase, whose translation MSIRSDVNLLGRTLGTVLKEQEGEAFFDLVERTRALVRDVRAGGDDAELRAMIEGLSGQDAGNLARAFTWYFQLVNLAEEYERVRVLRSVTGVRPQSLEQALTELKAQGLSAGDVEALIERVDLGLTFTAHPTEMRRRTIRNHLVEVAREIPELSDEGALERVTAHVEAMWTTPELRRLKPTVLDEVKGGLNYVTSIARALPELQRDLRRAFRQVYGVESEAAVPVHFSSWMGGDRDGNPFVTPEATRQALEVHRERARELLLEAVRQAYADLSQEDPGHEGYRDELRAIHNAIRDGQDLDLRGRLEALHERLHADGQHRSADTLLTPLLVLTRVFGRHLVSLDLREHSAQTGAAVARLLKDAGVEGDYLALPEHAKQEVLSRELRSRRPLWPAGEALPDELETAIGPIREVQAAARLSGPLAFGRYIVSMSESVSDVLEPLLLAREVGFRVLPVPLFETLDDLDHAPQVVWELLSLPEYRAVLEGNVQEIMLGYSDSNKDAGFLAANWALHEAQRKISDVCRRAGVQWRFFHGRGTSIGRGGGPASRAILGQPAGTIDAGLRITEQGEALADKYSHPVLARRNLEQALYGLLLAAARRNDDLNPAWTDAMQRAAQASAAAYRNLVDDPGFLPFFEAVTPIHEIARLNIASRPVRRPGAPTLGNLRAIPWVMSWTQNRANLPGWYGLREGLKVIGPSLAKEMYAGWPFFRTVLDNAQMSLAKSDPLIFDEYLRLVDDHPLADQLKAAYQETVALVSGVVGAELLGNEPRLRESISLRNPYIDPIHRIQVELLRRARATEGGLDEFERPLLLSIQGIAAGVRNTG comes from the coding sequence ATGAGTATCCGGAGCGACGTCAATCTGCTGGGCCGCACGCTGGGCACCGTCCTGAAGGAACAGGAGGGCGAGGCCTTCTTCGATCTGGTGGAGCGCACCCGCGCCCTGGTGCGCGACGTGCGCGCCGGCGGGGACGATGCCGAACTGCGCGCGATGATCGAGGGACTGTCCGGCCAGGACGCCGGGAACCTCGCGCGGGCCTTCACGTGGTACTTCCAGCTTGTGAACCTGGCCGAGGAATACGAGCGCGTGCGGGTGCTGCGCTCGGTCACGGGCGTACGCCCGCAGAGCCTGGAGCAGGCGCTGACGGAACTCAAGGCCCAGGGCCTGAGCGCCGGGGACGTCGAGGCGCTGATCGAGCGGGTGGACCTGGGTCTGACCTTCACCGCCCACCCGACCGAGATGCGCCGCCGCACCATCCGCAACCACCTCGTTGAGGTGGCGCGCGAGATTCCCGAGCTGTCGGACGAGGGCGCGCTCGAACGCGTCACGGCGCATGTCGAGGCGATGTGGACGACTCCCGAACTGCGCCGCCTCAAGCCCACCGTGCTGGACGAGGTCAAGGGCGGCCTGAACTACGTGACCAGCATCGCGCGGGCGCTGCCGGAACTCCAGCGCGACCTGCGCCGCGCGTTCCGTCAGGTGTACGGCGTGGAGTCCGAGGCGGCCGTGCCGGTGCATTTCTCGTCATGGATGGGCGGCGACCGCGACGGTAACCCCTTCGTGACCCCCGAGGCGACGCGCCAGGCGCTGGAGGTGCACCGTGAGCGGGCGCGCGAACTGCTGCTGGAGGCCGTGCGGCAAGCCTACGCGGACCTCAGCCAGGAGGACCCCGGGCACGAGGGCTACCGCGACGAGCTGCGCGCCATCCACAACGCCATCCGCGACGGTCAGGACCTCGACCTGCGCGGCCGGCTGGAAGCCCTGCACGAACGCCTGCACGCCGACGGCCAGCACCGCTCGGCCGACACGCTGCTGACGCCGCTGCTGGTGCTCACGCGGGTGTTCGGGCGGCATCTGGTCAGCCTCGACCTGCGCGAACACTCCGCCCAGACCGGCGCCGCGGTCGCCCGGCTGCTGAAGGACGCCGGCGTGGAGGGCGACTACCTCGCGCTGCCGGAGCATGCCAAGCAGGAAGTGCTGAGCCGCGAACTGCGCTCGCGCCGCCCGCTGTGGCCCGCCGGCGAGGCGCTGCCGGACGAACTGGAGACCGCCATCGGGCCGATCCGCGAGGTGCAGGCGGCCGCGCGGCTGTCCGGGCCGCTCGCCTTCGGGCGCTACATCGTGTCCATGTCCGAGTCGGTCAGCGACGTGCTCGAACCGCTGCTGCTGGCGCGCGAGGTGGGCTTCAGGGTGCTGCCGGTGCCGCTGTTCGAGACGCTCGACGACCTCGATCACGCGCCGCAGGTGGTGTGGGAACTGCTGTCGCTGCCCGAGTACCGCGCGGTGCTGGAGGGCAACGTGCAGGAGATCATGCTCGGGTACTCCGACTCGAACAAGGACGCGGGCTTTCTGGCCGCCAACTGGGCGCTGCACGAGGCGCAGCGCAAGATCAGCGACGTGTGCCGCAGGGCCGGCGTGCAGTGGCGCTTCTTCCACGGGCGCGGCACCAGCATCGGGCGCGGCGGCGGCCCGGCGTCCCGCGCGATCCTGGGCCAGCCGGCCGGCACCATCGACGCCGGCCTGCGGATCACCGAGCAGGGCGAGGCCCTGGCCGACAAGTACTCGCACCCCGTGCTGGCCCGGCGCAACCTGGAACAGGCGCTCTACGGCCTGCTGCTCGCCGCCGCCCGCCGCAACGACGACCTGAACCCCGCGTGGACGGACGCCATGCAGCGCGCCGCCCAGGCCAGCGCGGCCGCGTACCGCAACCTGGTGGACGATCCGGGCTTCCTGCCGTTCTTCGAGGCCGTCACGCCCATCCACGAGATCGCGCGGCTGAATATCGCGTCGCGCCCTGTGCGGCGCCCCGGCGCTCCCACCCTGGGGAACCTTCGCGCCATTCCCTGGGTGATGAGCTGGACGCAGAACCGCGCCAACCTGCCCGGCTGGTACGGTCTGCGCGAGGGCCTCAAGGTCATCGGGCCGTCGCTGGCCAAGGAGATGTATGCCGGGTGGCCGTTCTTCCGCACGGTGCTCGACAACGCCCAGATGAGTCTCGCCAAGAGCGACCCCCTGATCTTCGACGAGTACCTGCGCTTGGTGGATGACCACCCCCTGGCCGACCAGCTCAAGGCCGCGTACCAGGAGACCGTGGCCCTGGTCTCGGGCGTGGTCGGGGCCGAACTGCTCGGCAACGAACCCCGCCTGCGCGAGAGCATCAGCCTGCGCAACCCGTACATCGACCCGATCCACCGTATTCAGGTGGAACTGCTGCGCCGCGCCCGCGCCACCGAGGGCGGCCTGGACGAATTCGAGCGCCCGCTCCTCCTCAGCATCCAGGGCATCGCCGCCGGCGTCCGCAACACGGGCTGA
- a CDS encoding cupin domain-containing protein, translating to MEHHALTSGQRADLTGVPAQVGTLHFPAGTLLPSTAHEQDEISFIHSGVLKAVSGGTAATLRAGDVSFIPAGEVHSAEVLEDVTLSFVLLERR from the coding sequence ATGGAACACCATGCCCTGACGTCCGGCCAGCGGGCCGACCTGACCGGCGTGCCCGCACAGGTCGGCACACTTCACTTCCCGGCGGGAACACTCCTGCCCTCCACCGCCCATGAGCAGGACGAAATCAGCTTCATCCACAGCGGCGTGCTCAAAGCCGTCAGCGGCGGCACGGCGGCCACCCTGCGGGCCGGGGACGTCTCGTTCATCCCGGCGGGGGAAGTGCACAGCGCGGAGGTGCTGGAGGATGTCACGCTGAGCTTCGTGCTGCTGGAGCGGCGGTAA
- a CDS encoding alpha-amylase family glycosyl hydrolase: MRSLVLGALLAAGAAGAQTSPLPSFEGQVIYQVMPDRFADGTPDNNQGVNLDDPRAWHGGDLAGLTGKLDYIKALGATAVWLTPVYQQQTALTSGTAGYHGYWPADFRNVDPHFGTLADFGTFVKTAHDDGLKVVLDQVINHYGYEAAAVKVRPEWFTTDAECQASTDKDVDCPLAGLPNLKQSNPEVTDLLLGNDDFWRTQGVDAFRYDAIKHVERPFLKTLFARDRAAGTWTLGEWYDADTGTVADWQKAGLDSLFLFSLQAAMKASIMNGQGLDAVRAVLERQGELPRPGEVALFLDNHDLPRFAQGSLFEDVGRERTKYGLRALMTLRGVPVIWQGTEIAMRGGNDPDNRRQMRFEAQWTPDERAVYDVARGAIAARRASPALSRGTLALRPVPAALSGDLLLFTRVVDGQRVLAAWHNGKARRTYSLKLSGLGLSAADMAAAASLFAGQDAKLSVKGGYLHLSLPPQDAAAFPLP, translated from the coding sequence ATGCGCTCACTGGTACTGGGTGCGCTGCTGGCCGCGGGTGCGGCGGGCGCGCAGACGTCGCCCCTTCCGTCGTTCGAGGGACAGGTCATCTATCAGGTCATGCCGGACCGGTTCGCAGACGGCACTCCCGACAACAACCAGGGCGTGAACCTCGACGATCCGCGCGCGTGGCACGGTGGGGATCTGGCCGGACTGACGGGCAAACTCGACTACATCAAGGCCCTGGGCGCCACCGCCGTGTGGCTCACGCCGGTGTATCAGCAGCAGACCGCGCTGACGTCCGGGACGGCCGGGTACCACGGGTACTGGCCGGCAGACTTCCGGAACGTCGATCCGCACTTCGGCACGCTGGCGGACTTCGGGACGTTCGTGAAGACCGCCCACGACGACGGCCTCAAGGTCGTGCTGGATCAGGTCATCAACCACTATGGGTATGAAGCCGCGGCCGTTAAGGTCAGGCCCGAGTGGTTCACCACGGACGCCGAGTGCCAGGCGAGCACCGACAAAGATGTGGATTGCCCGCTGGCCGGCCTGCCGAACCTGAAGCAGAGCAACCCCGAGGTCACGGACCTGCTGCTCGGCAACGACGACTTCTGGCGCACCCAGGGCGTGGACGCCTTCCGCTACGATGCGATCAAGCACGTGGAGCGGCCGTTCCTGAAGACACTGTTTGCCAGAGACCGCGCGGCGGGCACGTGGACACTGGGCGAGTGGTACGACGCCGATACCGGCACCGTCGCGGACTGGCAGAAGGCCGGGCTGGACTCACTGTTCCTGTTCAGCCTCCAGGCCGCGATGAAGGCGTCGATCATGAACGGGCAGGGACTGGACGCCGTGCGGGCCGTGCTGGAACGCCAGGGCGAGCTGCCCCGGCCGGGCGAGGTCGCGCTGTTCCTGGACAACCACGACCTGCCGCGCTTCGCCCAGGGCAGCCTGTTCGAGGACGTGGGCCGCGAGCGCACGAAGTACGGCCTGCGCGCCCTGATGACGCTGCGCGGCGTGCCCGTGATCTGGCAGGGCACCGAGATCGCCATGCGCGGCGGGAACGATCCGGACAACCGCCGCCAGATGCGCTTCGAGGCCCAGTGGACGCCGGACGAACGGGCGGTCTATGACGTGGCGCGGGGCGCCATCGCGGCCCGCAGGGCCAGCCCGGCGCTGAGCCGCGGCACGTTGGCCCTGCGGCCAGTGCCGGCGGCGCTGTCGGGCGACCTGCTGCTCTTCACGCGGGTGGTGGACGGGCAGCGGGTGCTGGCAGCGTGGCACAACGGCAAGGCGCGCCGGACGTACAGCCTGAAGCTCTCGGGCCTGGGTCTGAGCGCCGCAGACATGGCCGCCGCGGCGTCACTGTTCGCCGGGCAGGACGCCAAGCTCAGTGTGAAGGGCGGCTACCTGCACCTGAGTCTGCCCCCCCAGGACGCGGCCGCCTTTCCCCTGCCCTGA
- a CDS encoding AAA family ATPase gives MLHSITLQGFKSFADRTRLEFGPGVCAVIGPNGSGKSNVVEALRWATHHARARELRAGRGTELIFHGSGGKAPLGLAEVQVELQTGEGRVNVSRRVYRDGTAEQDLNGRPVRVRDVQGALRGTGLGPGGLAVIGQGEVSGVVQAEGRTLLGYLQEAAGLSRAVSARQEAAARLREADTHLHGLHLLLGEREAAAARLERAAEGARTHRHLSMTVLLLEDALRRERQAGLRREIRAAEQEVQDLEVRSAAVAAEVQAAARAVEAAREAAQDARARRDAHVGALETLRAAREAAAQAERYRDHLRQERTALDAELAGLPATPPPTPAPDLAALEAGMADARGRADTAERRARHLDDTLVRERAAAARAAEQYAREDASRETLRAELERAEGNLERVQEALDAARERSALARHAREHAEAAYAALRGDRDAVTARERHLGGELARVQASTAPLRRERERLEAALNSYARYGEGARNALRLDHPGIVGSVADLLTVPAEVEVALGAALGRRLEQVVVQRADDAREIIDELKRTGGRATFLPLDLIRARPRRDGALLREVGVIGNLADLCPSDPPVVAEAVLADTLVVQDLRTANRIARAHASRPRLVTLDGELVEPGGAITGGRLRDAAGGVLADQRRFQELDAELESAVSQERTLAAALEEARAALQGDAARHDDLLAARERAAREETDAERRVTELAAQARSLDEVRARLHARLVPVHTDPVPVVAIVNLDALSADLLHARQAAEDSRAAERAAAEALALGRELDTAWRTYRAADARAAVLRVRLDANGHAAATQDTQVAAAQAEVARREAGLGTLDEHESPRAEHAREAASQAYATVIGTQNKLRARLDDLRLLIARRQGSVEDVPDGALPPGTPREWTATLNRARADLEALGPVNARAEVEHAEAAAALAGQRAEVQDAEAAAAELRAHLADLEAAEDDATRAAFSRVNAAFREYSAELLGGDGDLEPEHDERGHLSGLRLAVQPRGKRTRSMTLLSAGERTMAGLGFLFALNHAGGEGSAGGLPLAVLDEVDAPLDEANIRRFTAFLERFSARGAQFLLVTHQKATMEVARALWGVTTDQTGASRVLSIRRPDEVRAGEGRAG, from the coding sequence ATGCTGCACTCGATCACCCTGCAGGGCTTCAAATCGTTCGCGGACCGCACCCGTCTGGAGTTCGGGCCGGGCGTGTGCGCCGTGATCGGCCCCAACGGCAGCGGCAAGAGCAACGTGGTTGAGGCGCTGCGCTGGGCCACCCACCACGCGCGTGCCCGGGAACTGCGCGCTGGGCGCGGCACGGAGCTGATCTTCCACGGCAGCGGCGGCAAGGCCCCGCTGGGCCTGGCGGAGGTGCAGGTGGAACTCCAGACCGGGGAGGGCCGCGTGAACGTGTCCCGGCGCGTGTACCGCGACGGCACCGCCGAACAGGACCTGAACGGCCGCCCGGTGCGCGTGCGCGACGTGCAGGGCGCGCTGCGCGGCACCGGCCTGGGGCCGGGGGGGCTGGCGGTGATCGGGCAGGGCGAGGTGAGCGGCGTGGTGCAGGCCGAGGGCCGGACGCTGCTGGGCTACCTGCAGGAGGCGGCGGGTTTGTCGCGCGCGGTCAGTGCCCGGCAGGAGGCGGCGGCGCGGCTGCGTGAGGCCGACACGCACCTGCACGGCCTGCACCTGCTGCTGGGCGAGCGCGAGGCCGCCGCCGCCCGGCTGGAACGCGCCGCCGAGGGCGCCCGCACGCACCGGCACCTCAGCATGACGGTGCTGCTGCTGGAGGACGCGCTGCGCCGCGAGCGGCAGGCCGGCCTGCGCCGCGAGATCCGCGCCGCCGAGCAGGAGGTGCAGGACCTGGAGGTCCGCTCCGCCGCCGTGGCCGCCGAGGTGCAGGCCGCCGCCCGCGCGGTCGAGGCGGCCCGAGAGGCCGCGCAGGATGCCCGCGCCCGCCGGGACGCGCACGTTGGCGCCCTCGAGACGCTGCGCGCCGCGCGCGAGGCCGCCGCGCAGGCCGAGCGCTACCGCGATCACCTGCGGCAGGAACGCACCGCCCTGGACGCCGAACTCGCCGGGCTGCCCGCCACGCCGCCCCCCACGCCCGCGCCGGACCTGGCCGCGCTGGAGGCCGGCATGGCCGACGCACGGGGCCGCGCGGACACCGCCGAGCGCCGCGCCCGCCACTTGGACGACACGCTGGTGCGCGAGCGGGCCGCCGCCGCCCGCGCCGCCGAGCAGTACGCCCGCGAGGACGCCAGCCGCGAGACGCTGCGCGCCGAGCTGGAGCGTGCCGAGGGCAACCTGGAGCGCGTGCAGGAGGCCCTGGACGCCGCGCGGGAGCGCTCCGCCCTGGCCCGCCACGCCCGCGAGCACGCCGAGGCCGCATACGCGGCGTTGCGGGGCGACCGGGACGCGGTGACGGCGCGCGAGCGGCATCTGGGCGGCGAACTGGCGCGCGTGCAGGCCAGCACCGCCCCGCTGCGCCGTGAGCGCGAGCGCCTGGAGGCCGCGCTGAACTCCTACGCGCGCTACGGCGAGGGCGCGCGCAACGCCCTGCGGCTCGACCACCCGGGCATCGTGGGGTCCGTCGCGGACCTCCTGACGGTGCCAGCCGAGGTCGAGGTCGCGCTGGGCGCGGCGCTGGGCCGCCGGCTGGAGCAGGTGGTCGTGCAGCGCGCCGACGACGCCCGCGAGATCATCGACGAGCTGAAGCGGACCGGGGGCCGCGCGACCTTCCTGCCGCTGGACCTGATCCGCGCGCGGCCTCGCCGCGACGGCGCCCTGCTGCGCGAGGTGGGCGTGATCGGCAACCTGGCGGACCTGTGTCCCAGCGATCCGCCCGTGGTGGCCGAGGCCGTCCTGGCCGACACGCTGGTCGTGCAGGACCTGCGGACCGCCAACCGCATCGCGCGCGCGCACGCCAGCCGGCCGCGCCTGGTCACGCTGGACGGGGAACTCGTCGAACCGGGCGGCGCGATCACCGGCGGCCGCCTGCGCGACGCGGCCGGCGGGGTGCTTGCGGACCAGCGGCGCTTCCAAGAACTCGACGCGGAACTGGAATCGGCGGTCTCGCAGGAACGCACCCTGGCCGCCGCACTGGAGGAAGCCCGCGCCGCGCTGCAGGGCGACGCGGCGCGCCACGACGACCTCCTGGCCGCCCGCGAGCGCGCCGCCCGCGAGGAAACGGATGCGGAGCGCCGTGTGACGGAACTCGCCGCCCAGGCGCGCAGCCTCGACGAGGTGCGCGCCCGCCTGCACGCGCGGCTGGTGCCGGTGCACACCGATCCTGTGCCGGTGGTCGCCATCGTAAATCTCGACGCTCTGAGCGCCGACCTGCTGCACGCGCGGCAGGCCGCCGAGGACAGCCGCGCCGCCGAACGGGCCGCTGCCGAGGCGCTTGCGCTGGGCCGAGAACTCGATACGGCGTGGCGCACGTACCGGGCCGCCGACGCCCGCGCCGCCGTGCTCCGCGTGCGGCTGGACGCCAACGGGCACGCCGCCGCCACCCAGGACACCCAAGTGGCCGCCGCGCAGGCCGAGGTGGCCCGCCGCGAGGCCGGGCTGGGCACCCTGGACGAGCACGAGTCCCCCCGCGCCGAGCACGCGCGCGAGGCCGCCTCGCAGGCGTACGCGACCGTGATCGGCACGCAGAACAAGCTGCGCGCCCGCCTGGACGATCTGCGCCTGCTGATCGCCCGCCGCCAGGGCAGCGTAGAAGACGTGCCCGACGGCGCCCTGCCTCCCGGCACGCCCCGCGAGTGGACGGCCACCCTGAACCGCGCCCGCGCCGACCTGGAGGCCCTGGGGCCGGTGAACGCGCGGGCCGAGGTGGAGCACGCCGAGGCCGCCGCCGCCCTGGCCGGCCAGCGGGCCGAGGTACAGGACGCCGAGGCCGCCGCGGCTGAGCTGCGCGCGCACCTCGCGGACCTGGAGGCTGCCGAGGACGACGCCACGCGCGCGGCGTTCTCGCGGGTGAACGCCGCCTTCCGCGAGTACAGCGCCGAACTCCTGGGCGGCGACGGCGATCTGGAACCCGAGCACGACGAGCGTGGGCACCTGTCGGGCCTGCGGCTGGCCGTGCAGCCCAGGGGCAAACGCACGCGCTCCATGACGCTGCTGTCGGCCGGAGAGCGCACCATGGCCGGCCTGGGCTTCCTGTTCGCACTGAACCACGCGGGCGGCGAGGGCAGCGCGGGCGGCCTGCCGCTGGCCGTGCTGGATGAGGTAGACGCCCCGCTTGACGAGGCGAACATCCGCCGCTTCACCGCCTTTCTCGAGCGCTTCAGTGCGCGTGGCGCGCAGTTCCTGCTGGTCACGCACCAGAAAGCAACCATGGAGGTCGCTCGGGCGCTGTGGGGCGTGACCACCGACCAGACCGGCGCCAGCCGCGTCCTGAGCATTCGCCGTCCGGATGAGGTCCGCGCGGGCGAGGGGCGCGCGGGCTAA
- a CDS encoding GerMN domain-containing protein encodes MRRVFSLFNVLCAALLAVAVLAQQAVQRVPPTPALPNNPLQTERTAQSVKVYFTDAQVQRLLPETRTVQVTQRTPSAVAQAALAVWAAGPAQSGHLGAVPKGTPAPKVYLRGAHYYVDLPAAYKNLRYGTSGERMLLCTITRTLLDTRGQDVSFVLSGQPVETLGHMDLREPFTRQDCADQ; translated from the coding sequence GTGAGGCGCGTGTTCTCGCTGTTCAATGTCCTGTGCGCCGCGCTGCTGGCGGTCGCCGTGCTGGCCCAGCAGGCGGTGCAGCGCGTGCCGCCCACCCCGGCCCTACCGAATAATCCACTTCAGACCGAGCGCACCGCGCAGAGCGTGAAGGTGTACTTCACCGATGCCCAGGTGCAGCGCCTGCTGCCCGAGACGCGCACCGTGCAGGTCACGCAGCGCACGCCCAGCGCGGTCGCCCAGGCGGCGCTGGCGGTGTGGGCGGCCGGGCCGGCACAGTCCGGGCACCTGGGGGCGGTGCCGAAGGGCACGCCCGCGCCGAAGGTGTACCTGCGCGGCGCGCACTACTACGTGGACCTGCCGGCGGCATACAAGAACCTGCGCTACGGCACCAGCGGCGAGCGCATGCTGCTGTGCACCATCACCCGCACGCTGCTCGACACGCGCGGCCAGGACGTGAGTTTCGTGCTCAGCGGCCAGCCGGTCGAGACGCTCGGCCACATGGACCTGCGCGAGCCCTTCACGCGCCAGGACTGCGCGGACCAGTGA
- a CDS encoding N-acetylmuramoyl-L-alanine amidase family protein → MQRPKRVATLRACALLAGTLLAGPLLAGVSGAQVAFSQLNLAGQTVQSIQLYGTEYASDPVLGRLVKITRDDRIVTVTGFGHTLLLPLDENQNRATTDFNTVQLDTQRRKGRTATLVNDHLYLPLDTLAAGLGATYANGSFTVPTAQLLGVSSRTGKDSDRLVLDLSRDVDVVDEQRGSNVVLTLRGLSGQARRYTTRGAFVTGAEVKQVGGDLTLTVPLPPSDGYRTYKVVRDTGVRVVLDAGPGIARSSPDLLTRVTRPLIVLDPVRVPGVGRDATLDVARRAAELLTKAGWQVQLTRDPSSALSLDDTLKLARQSDVYLALDLGRFPNASRSGVTVYEQTGRASAQIVNDIRAGEVPPYGGLVVAGTGSSRRLGDLLRGELRGGDITAKQENTSRVLTLGEAPQAALLLELGWANNASDLANLGVDSRLTIIATAVARSIATYLTARANNNANVSASAGGVP, encoded by the coding sequence GTGCAGCGCCCGAAGCGCGTGGCGACCCTGCGCGCGTGCGCCCTGCTGGCCGGCACGCTGCTGGCCGGTCCACTCCTGGCCGGCGTGAGCGGCGCGCAGGTCGCGTTCTCGCAGCTGAACCTCGCCGGGCAGACCGTGCAGAGCATCCAGCTGTACGGCACCGAATACGCGAGCGACCCAGTTCTGGGCCGCCTGGTGAAGATCACCCGCGACGACCGGATCGTGACCGTGACGGGCTTTGGCCACACGCTGCTGCTGCCGCTCGACGAGAACCAGAACCGGGCCACGACCGACTTCAACACCGTTCAGCTCGACACGCAGCGCCGGAAGGGCCGCACCGCCACACTGGTGAACGACCACCTGTACCTGCCGCTGGACACCCTGGCCGCCGGGCTGGGCGCCACCTACGCCAACGGGTCGTTCACGGTCCCGACCGCGCAGCTCCTGGGCGTGAGCAGCCGCACCGGCAAGGACAGCGACCGCCTGGTGCTGGACCTCAGCCGGGACGTGGACGTGGTGGACGAGCAGCGCGGCTCGAACGTGGTGCTCACGCTGCGCGGCCTGAGCGGCCAGGCGCGGCGCTACACCACGCGCGGCGCCTTCGTGACCGGTGCCGAGGTCAAGCAGGTCGGCGGCGACCTCACCCTGACCGTGCCGCTGCCGCCCTCGGACGGGTACCGCACCTACAAGGTGGTGCGCGACACCGGCGTGCGCGTGGTCCTTGACGCCGGCCCGGGCATCGCCCGCAGCAGTCCCGACCTGCTCACGCGGGTCACGCGGCCGCTGATCGTGCTCGACCCGGTGCGGGTGCCCGGCGTGGGCCGCGACGCCACGCTGGACGTGGCCCGCCGCGCGGCGGAACTGCTGACCAAGGCCGGCTGGCAGGTGCAGCTGACCCGCGACCCCAGCAGCGCCCTGAGCCTCGACGACACCCTCAAGCTCGCGCGGCAGAGCGACGTGTACCTCGCGCTGGACCTGGGCCGGTTCCCGAACGCTTCGCGCAGCGGCGTGACCGTGTACGAGCAGACGGGCCGCGCCAGCGCGCAGATCGTGAACGACATCCGCGCGGGCGAGGTGCCGCCCTACGGCGGGCTGGTCGTGGCCGGCACCGGCAGCTCCCGGCGGCTGGGCGACCTGCTGCGCGGCGAACTGCGCGGCGGTGACATCACGGCCAAGCAGGAGAACACCTCGCGCGTCCTCACCCTGGGCGAGGCGCCCCAGGCGGCGCTGCTGCTGGAACTCGGCTGGGCGAACAACGCCTCGGACCTCGCCAACCTGGGCGTGGACTCGCGCCTCACGATCATCGCGACCGCTGTGGCGCGCTCCATCGCCACGTACCTGACCGCCCGCGCGAACAACAACGCGAACGTGTCCGCCAGTGCCGGAGGTGTGCCGTGA
- the smpB gene encoding SsrA-binding protein SmpB — MPRVYTNRRAHYEYELLERFEAGIALTGSEVKSVRAGGVDFRDAFARLAGGNIELEGLYIPTYTEATYNNHEPRRTRRLLLHREEIGKLRRGLEQKGLTLVPTRMYQKGRVFKVELALARGKKLHDKRRAEAEKTVRRELREL, encoded by the coding sequence ATGCCGCGCGTGTACACGAACCGCCGCGCCCATTACGAATACGAACTGCTGGAGCGGTTCGAGGCGGGCATCGCCCTGACGGGCAGCGAGGTCAAGAGCGTGCGGGCGGGCGGCGTGGACTTCCGCGACGCCTTCGCGCGCCTGGCAGGCGGCAATATCGAGCTGGAGGGGCTGTACATTCCGACCTACACCGAGGCGACGTACAACAACCACGAGCCCCGGCGCACCCGCCGCCTGCTGCTGCACCGCGAGGAGATCGGCAAGCTGAGGCGCGGCCTGGAGCAGAAGGGCCTGACACTGGTGCCCACGCGCATGTACCAGAAGGGCCGGGTGTTCAAGGTGGAACTCGCCCTGGCGCGCGGCAAGAAGCTGCACGACAAGCGCCGCGCCGAGGCCGAGAAGACCGTGCGCCGGGAGCTGCGCGAACTGTGA